The genomic region TTGCCTGAGCACGCACAGGTGCGTAGGCGGGATCGTCCGGCTCGGCTCGTGGCCGGCTCATGGCGGTACATCCCTGCAACAAGATAAGCAGCCAAACCAGCACCAAGGTTCCCACCGGCTTGATTAACCAGGTTGATGTAGTCGGTTTCATGAGCTCGCTCCCCATCTCGTGCTTCGCACCATTCATCTTAAAACCTCAGCCTTTCAGAATATTAGCCAATGTTTTGGGTAATAAACTGGAGCATCTGATCCGTTGTGGAGACAACTTTCGAGTTCATCTCATAGGCGCGCTGGGTAGTAATCATGTTCACCAGCTCTTCAACCACTTCCACGTTCGACGACTCAATCGAGCCCTGCTCCAGAGAACCCAGCCCGGCCAAACCCGGCTCGCCCTCGGCAGGATCGCCACTGGCGTTGGTTTCCTTGAACAGGTTGTTGCCGATCGCCTGCAGGCCCTGCGGGTTGATGAAATTCACCAACGTGATCTGGCCCAGATTAATCGGTGCAGCCTGGTCATCGGTGATGGCAGTTACCGTGCCGTCTTTGCCGATCGTTACGGTTGTGGCGTTCGCAGGCACGTTGATGTTCGGCTGAAGTGCGTAACCATCCGGCGTAACCATGTCGCCGTCTGCGTTGAGCTGGAACTGACCATCCCGCGTATAGGCTGACTGGCCATCCGGAAGCTGGATCTGCATAAAGCCACGGCCATTAATTGCAAGGTCGAGAGGCTGCTCGGTAATCTGAAGGTTGCCCTGGCTAAACTGCTTTACAGTGCCGACCACTCGCACACCGGTGCCCAATTGCAAACCCGAGGGCAGCTCAGAGTTTTGCGTGTTCATGCCGCCAGGCTGTCGCTTGATCTGGTACAACAGATCCTGAAATACCGCCCGATCTCGCTTGAAGCCCGTGGTATTTACGTTCGCCAGGTTGTTGGCAATGGTGGTCATATTGGTGTCTTGGGCGCTGAGACCCGTCTTACTAACCCAAAGAGCCGGATGCATATTTAATACTCCTTGCCGATGTCTGGCGTGCGGCTAAAGTTTGCCGCTTCTCGCCAGGCTGGCGTTGTTTTCACGTTTTTTTCAAAAGCTATCAAAGGTTCTGCAACAGCCGTGCCGTTGCTTCGGAATTCTCGTTTGCCGTGCTCATAACCTTCACCTGCATCTCGTACTGGCGAGACAATTGAAGGTTGGAGATCATTTCTTCCACCGCATTAACATTTGAGCTTTCAAGAAAACCGGAAGCTACACGCAACGCAGCATCTGCGGGCTCTCCGCCATCAATAGCCTGATCGGGCTTGCGGTGAATAAACCCGTCCAAGCCCTTCTCAAGCGCTTCTCGCGGCGGATTTACCAACTTAAGACGATCGACCTGCACCAGCTGATCCGGGGGGCCGCCTACTGGAATGATAGAGACAGTGCCGTCAGCACCAATCTGCACATTATCAAAGGGAGGCAAAGCGACCGGGCCACCATTGCCCAGCACCATTTCGCCAGTAGAAAGGCGCACCATGCCATTCACATCAACTTGCATACTGCCGGAGCGGGTAAAGACTTCTTCGCCAAGATTGTTCTGAATAGCCAGCCAGCCCTCACCTTTCAGAGAGACATCCATCTTTCGGCCGGTTTCCATCAGCGCTCCGGCAGATAGATCGGTACCGGGGCGCTCTGCCATGGCGTAGGCACGGGTAGGATGGTGCTCGCCAAACACGGGCATGCTCCGGGCCTGGGCAAAGTCTTTCTTGAAGCCTGTGGTGTTTACGTTAGCTAGGTTATTGGCATGGGCGCGCTGGGATAGCATATTCTGCTTGGCGCCAGACATACCGATATAAAGTGCTTTGTCCATGGGTAAACCCCTGCCGGAATTTTGACTGTTTCCAGTGCTCTTTCAGACATTCTTGCAGGAGTCATGCCATATTTACATCAAAGCCAGTTAGCGGAGGTTGATGATGGTCTGAGTGACCGCATCGGAGGTTTCAATAGTTTTGGCGTTCGCCTGGTAGTTGCGCTGAGCAATAATCAGGTTCACCAGTTCGGCCGAAAGATCCACGTTGGATTCCTCCACAGAGCTGGCTTTGATGCCGCCTAATGTTCCTGTGTCTGGCTTGCCAACAACCGGCTGGCCCGACTCAAAGGTTTCAACCCAACTGGTATCCCCTACCGGTGACAAACCATTTGTGTTGTTAAACGAAGCCAGTGCAACCTGCCCAAGGGCCTTGGACTGGCCATTGGTATAGCGGGCAAACAGAACACCTTGAGTAGACACATCAAGACCAGAAAGCCGACCGGTGGTGTAGCCATTCTGGCGCTGGTCATCAACCCCAAACGTCGCGCCATACTGGGTAGTCTCCCCCAGGCTCAACACGAAGGCTGACGTGGTCGGTGGATCCGGGATCGGAGTAACCACCGTTGCACCCGGTGCGGGAGGACCATCGGCGCCGTTAGGCTGGCCGTTCTTATCCTTTGGCACCCAGTCGGCGATTAGAATTTCGCCATTTGCATCACCATTAATGGACTGCAGAGTACCGTCCTGATCAAATCTCGCCGTATAGGGCGTAGTATCCGTACCGGCAGCCATCTCGCCATCAATCTGCAAGTAAACAGACCATTCACTCACCCCTACGCCGTTTCCGGGCGGAGGGCTTTTAACAAAAAACTGCGTTAACTCATGAGAGTTACCCAAGCTGTCGAAGATCGACGTAGATGTGGCGTGATTATATGTACGCTGATCTTGCGGGTTGAACTCATTGGTTATACGGATGGGGGACAGACCGTATTCAGTAACAAAATTATTGCCAGAGGTTCCAGTGACATCAACGCCCGCAATCGTCCTTTCGCCGGTCGCATTGATATCGCCTTTTTCCGACACCGAACCACCTGTGTAGGTGATATCAAGATTCTCGCCCTGGTTATGACTTACGCGTAGCACGTTGTTATCACCGCCATCATCCACAATAGCGGCGGAAATGGCGGTATCACTTGAGCGGTTAACCGCCGCCCTCAAATCCTCAAGCGTGTTCACGCTGCTTGTATCTATCTGAAGCGGTGCGCCATTGATACTTAGATTGAATTCGAAGGAGGTGCCTGCCGCTGCAATATCGGCGTCGATGAGTGGCACGTTCGCGGTTGTTGTCGCTGAAGCACTCAAACCCGGCGCATTGGAGAGCTTGTCTGCAATTTGACTTGCGGTGGTTAAACCACTCAAATCTACCGAATAAGCAGGCGTTCCGTCGGTGTACGTCACTTGGAATTGCTCGCCGCTGATATCGTTAAATGCCAGGGGGCCAACATCACGCACCCGGGATTCAAGCACCGATTCGCGGGAATCCAGGTTTAGGTCAGAGCGTAGGTTGGTGGTTCGGCGCGGCGCCAGGTTATCGGTTCCAATCTCCAGATCGCCCCGGATACCAGAGAGATTACCGTCATCGTCGGCGGTGTAACCCTGAACCCGCATAGACTGGTTATTCACCACAAATCCATCTTTATCGATGGCGAACTGGCCAGCGCGGGAATAGCGGGTTTCGCCGCCGTCATTCAGCATAAAGAAACCATCACCACTAATGGCCATGTCGAGACCACTGTCGGTAAAGCTGATGTTACCCTGGCTGAAGGACTGTTTTACGTTCTGAACGCTTACACCATCCCCAACCGGGTTGCTGCCACCGCTTAGAAAACCGCTGGCATACAGATCACCGAACTGTACCCGGCTGCCTTTAAATCCAACGGTACTGGCGTTCGCAATGTTGTTGCCGGTTACGTCCAGATCAACCGCTGCCGCCCTAAGGCCACTGAGCCCTGTATTAAAAGCCATAATTCACCCCTGGTCTGACACCGGTATTAATTAATTTGTTTAACATCTGATAGTGCAATAGAGCCCATGCCCGCCAGGTTCAGAGTAACGGAGCCACCCTGGCCCAACGAAACACTGTCTACATTGGCACTAACAAGGGTCGGAAGCTGCACACTGCCCTGCGGATAAGACCCTTCAGCCACAATCTTGTATGGCCCGGGCGGCAAGCTGTTGCCGTCGCCGTCCTTGCCATCCCAGCTGAACGCCTTAACACCTGCCGCGCTATTGCCTAGATCAATCTGGCGCACCAGCTCACCGTTAGGGCTCTGAATAGACAAGCGCACACCGCCGGTAGAGGCTGGTACCTGAATGTTGCCCGAAATTTCGCCCTCAGCTCCCAAGATCCCAACTTCGGAAGGCGCAAGAACGGTCTTGCCAACCATCGCCGAGGCCTGAAGCGCCTGAGTAGAGCGGAACTGTCCAACCACATCATCAACCGAACCGGAGAGCTTCTGCATCTCTTCCAGCGAGCTGAACTGCGCAAGCTGCGAAATAAACTCGCCGTTATCCTGGGGCTCCAGTGGGTTCTGGTTTTTGAGCTGCGCCAGCATCAATTCCATGAACTCGTTCTTGCCAAGCTCACCTTTGCCGTTGGCGCCATCCTGCTGCTGGGTTCTGTAATCACCCAGTACGTCAGAAGCTTGTGTTGCGTTAATTGCACTCATGATTCGGCCCTCGCCCCGTTACTGCTGACCAAGTGTCAGGATGCGCTGCATCATAGATTTGGCCGTGTTCATAATGTCCACGTTCATCTGAAAGCTTCTTGAAGACGACATCATATCTGCCATCTCTTCCACCACATTCACATTGGGATAAAATACATAGCCGTCTTCGTTAGCCGCCGGGTGGTGGGGCTGGTAGCGCATCTGCAGCTCGGCATCGCTCTCAACAATGCCCTCCACACGAACACCCGCACTTGCACCCTCTCCCGCCTGAGCACCAAGGCCTTGCTGGCCCGGGTTCATCATGGACTGTTGAATAGCTGAGAAAACCGGTTTGCGTGCGCGGTAAGTGGTATCCGTGCTCGAACTGGCTGTTTCAGCGTTGGCAATGTTTGAGGCGGTGGTATTCAGCCGCAGCGATTGCGCTGTCATGCCGGAACCGGCGATGTCAAAAATGCTGCCCAGTGACATGATGTCTCTCCTTCGCTAATCGTTGAACGGCGGCTTACTCGCCTTTAATGGCTTTAGTCAGGCCGGTAAACTTGCTGTTAAGAAACTGGAAGCTGGCTTGATAATCCATCGCGTTACGCATGAACCGGGTTTGTTCACCCTGCGAGTCAACCGTATTACCATCTACTGAAGGTTGATTCGGCACCCGGTACAGCAAGTCCGAATCCCCTGCGCCTGCCGACGTATCCATATGGCCCGCGTGGGTTTTCTCCATGCCAAAGCCACTCATGTTGTCCTGGGCCCTTTGCATCACGGCCTGGAAGTCCATATCTCGAGCCTTAAAGCCCGGCGTGTCGGCATTGGCCATGTTATTCGCCTGAATTTCAGCGCGCTTAACTCTGGCTTCCAGCGCGTGCTGATGAATGCCAAGAGCTTTATCAAAAGTGATCGCCATACAACCTCCGAAATCCTGTCACCGACGGTTAAAACTTTGCCGGATTTGTTCTATGGCAGAACTAAAGCAATGCTGATGCCAGCTTTTGGAAGCCCTGTGAATCAAGGCGCTTTCAGCGAGTTACGGGAGGAAACGGGGTAAAAGTGCAGGGAAAGGAGCGGCAAACCCTAATTAAAGCGGCAAGCTGTTTCCCCCATTGAAATAGCGGAGGAACCATACCTTTTCATCACGCAGGCCAGCGTGCAACAAATTCGGCCAATGCCGGCCTGGGAACTGCAGGTTTGGTGGAGGACACCGTCCCGGTATATAAAAAGCCGGTTACAGACTCCCCTTCTACAAGGCCGAGCCCTTTGTGCACCATGGGGTAGTGGGACAACTCTCCTGAACGCCACATAACCCCGTAGCCGGCATCCTGCAAAGCCAGCCCAAGAAAGCCCATGCCTGCACCGGCTGAAAGTATCTGCTCAACCTCGGGCACCTTGTGGTGCTTTTTTGGTGAAGCAATTCCGACAATAATCATGGGAGAACGCTGTGCCTTATTACGTATTATCTCCAACTTCTTCTCATCGGTCTTACCCCTCATATCGGAGTACCCGGCCGCAAGCAGCTCACCCAGGGCTTTCAAACCATCACCTTCGATGACCAGATAACGCCACGGGCGCAGCAAGGCATGGTCCGGCGCGCGGGATGCACAGGCAAAGGCCCGGTCAAGCGTTGCGGCATCGGGGGCCGGCGCCTCCAGCCGCGGCTCAGATGCCCGGTTGAGCAAAAAGTCAGTGACTGAACTCATATCTATAGTTTCCGGTAGCTAAATTCTGATCGGATATCACCCAAGCGACACCTGTGAATTGTGGGTTATACGTAATACTGTTAACCTTTAGTCGTACTCCGCATAACACGAACAAAACTATACGGTTTCAGCGCCATGAGTGATCCGCGTACATGATGAGTGCTCCAGCAGATCTGCGCAATGCCAGCAACAGCGTAGAAAAATCACTGGCATCCGAGGCTCTGAACAGCCCGGTGGCCATTCCCCCTATGCCCGACTATAACGGGCGCCTGCTGGCGTATACAGCAACAGCAACCATTATTGTTACGGGTGTTCTGCAGGGTGCATTTCAGCAATGGCACCTATGGCTGATTGCCGGTGCGCTGATCTGGCCGCACATTGCGCACCTAGTAACCCGGCGCACGTGTCTAAGAAAATCCCCCCGTATCCGCCAGAAAATGCTTATCGGGGATTGTATTATTGGCGGTGGTCTCATCGGATGTATCGGCCTGGTTGCCATTCCCTCTATTTCAATCATCCTGATGCTAATGTTCAGCGCGGTCATCATTGGCGGTATTCGCCAGTGGCTGATCGGTTGTGGGTTTATGGCGGCATCTATTGCGGCGTTCTTCGCCATATTCGGCCCAGCTGAGTCGTTCCAATCACCACTGCTCACTAGCATGATGTCCATACTGGCCACCGGGCTTTACATCTGTGTGACAGCTTTTTACTCACACCAGCAAGCCCGTGCCCTGATGCTGGCAAAAACTCAAATACAAAACCAGCGCGAACAATCCATCGCGCTTTCCCACAAGCTGTCAAAATACCTTTCACCCCAAGTATGGCAATCCATCTTTACTGGCGAACGCGACGTTCGTCTTGAAACACAGCGCAAAAAGCTCGCCATTTTTTTCTCGGATATAAAAGGCTTTACCGAGCTTTCGGAAGAAATGGAGCCGGAAGCTCTCACGGAGCTGCTGAACCACTACTTCAACGGGATGGCTGAAGTGGCGCTCAGGTACGGCGGCACCATTGATAAGTTTGTGGGTGATTCCATCATGGTGTTCTTCGGCGACCCCACAAGCCGCGGCCAGCGGGAAGACGCTTTCGCCTGTGTATCCATGGCCATTGATATGCGCAAGCACATGAAAATCATGCGGCAGAAATGGCGCAGCCAAGGCATAAAAACCCCGCTTGAAATTCGCATGGGCATCAGCACCGGCTACACAACCGTGGGTAACTTCGGCGCTGAAAACCGTATGGATTACACCATTATCGGCAAGGAAGTTAACCTTGCCAGCAGGCTGGAATCTCTCGCGGAGCCGGGCGAAATTCTCGTGTCCTACGAAACATTCTCATTGATCAAAGATCGGATCATGTGCCGTGATAAAGGGGAGATCACAGTGAAAGGCTTCGGCAAACCCGTGCCTATTTATGAAGTTGTAGATTTCCGCAGAGATATGGGCCCCAACCGAAGCTTTATGGAACATGAGCACAGTGGCTTTGCCATGTACTTGGATTCCGACAAAATCACAGACAGAGAGCGCAAGAGTATCCTCAGCGCACTGGAAGATGCCACAGAACGCCTGCGGCATGAAGAAGATAGCGCCCGGGACTGATTTGTTTACTGCCGAACCAGCCTTGGGCCGACCTGCTCTACCGGCTCTGTGCTGCGCCATGGGTTGATATCCAGGCCGCCACGGCGGGTATAGCGGGCACAAACAGTCAGGTTCTGAGGTTTGCACCGGCTTAGAAGGTCGGTGAACAGCGTTTCCACACAATGCTCGTGAAAATCCTGCTTCTGCCGAAAGCTCACGATGTACCGCAATAACCCAGCCCGATCGATAGCTGGCCCGGTATAGCTGATCAGCACGGTTCCCCAATCCGGCTGGCCAGTCACCGGGCAATTACTCTTCAACAGGTGGGAGCAGAGCTTCTCGGTGACCGCAGGCCCGTTCGCAGAAAGCGACTCAGGCGCATAGTCGTACACCACATCGTCAACCGCCTCGTTATCAATCAGCTCAAAGCCAGATGGGCGCCCAGTGGCGGTGCCTGAATCGTCCACGCTTAGGAAGCGGACGCTCACCGCCGCACCACAGACGCTGGATAAATCCCCGGTCACGGTTTCAACAACCTGCTTAGCGGATGAAAACACCGTTTGATTCAGAGAGTTCAAATAAAGCTTGAGCGACTTAGACTCAACAAGTGATGGCGAGGCTGCGGGAAACCGAATTTCCGCCCAAGCAAGATCTGGAATGCCACCAGGGCGCAGCCACGAGATCTCCCAAGCTTGCCAAAGATCCCCTCCAAACCAGGGCCAGCGGCCGTCTTCAAGGCCGATGCGGCGG from Marinobacter sp. LV10R510-11A harbors:
- a CDS encoding flagellar hook protein FlgE gives rise to the protein MAFNTGLSGLRAAAVDLDVTGNNIANASTVGFKGSRVQFGDLYASGFLSGGSNPVGDGVSVQNVKQSFSQGNISFTDSGLDMAISGDGFFMLNDGGETRYSRAGQFAIDKDGFVVNNQSMRVQGYTADDDGNLSGIRGDLEIGTDNLAPRRTTNLRSDLNLDSRESVLESRVRDVGPLAFNDISGEQFQVTYTDGTPAYSVDLSGLTTASQIADKLSNAPGLSASATTTANVPLIDADIAAAGTSFEFNLSINGAPLQIDTSSVNTLEDLRAAVNRSSDTAISAAIVDDGGDNNVLRVSHNQGENLDITYTGGSVSEKGDINATGERTIAGVDVTGTSGNNFVTEYGLSPIRITNEFNPQDQRTYNHATSTSIFDSLGNSHELTQFFVKSPPPGNGVGVSEWSVYLQIDGEMAAGTDTTPYTARFDQDGTLQSINGDANGEILIADWVPKDKNGQPNGADGPPAPGATVVTPIPDPPTTSAFVLSLGETTQYGATFGVDDQRQNGYTTGRLSGLDVSTQGVLFARYTNGQSKALGQVALASFNNTNGLSPVGDTSWVETFESGQPVVGKPDTGTLGGIKASSVEESNVDLSAELVNLIIAQRNYQANAKTIETSDAVTQTIINLR
- a CDS encoding flagellar basal body rod protein FlgF gives rise to the protein MDKALYIGMSGAKQNMLSQRAHANNLANVNTTGFKKDFAQARSMPVFGEHHPTRAYAMAERPGTDLSAGALMETGRKMDVSLKGEGWLAIQNNLGEEVFTRSGSMQVDVNGMVRLSTGEMVLGNGGPVALPPFDNVQIGADGTVSIIPVGGPPDQLVQVDRLKLVNPPREALEKGLDGFIHRKPDQAIDGGEPADAALRVASGFLESSNVNAVEEMISNLQLSRQYEMQVKVMSTANENSEATARLLQNL
- a CDS encoding adenylate/guanylate cyclase domain-containing protein — its product is MMSAPADLRNASNSVEKSLASEALNSPVAIPPMPDYNGRLLAYTATATIIVTGVLQGAFQQWHLWLIAGALIWPHIAHLVTRRTCLRKSPRIRQKMLIGDCIIGGGLIGCIGLVAIPSISIILMLMFSAVIIGGIRQWLIGCGFMAASIAAFFAIFGPAESFQSPLLTSMMSILATGLYICVTAFYSHQQARALMLAKTQIQNQREQSIALSHKLSKYLSPQVWQSIFTGERDVRLETQRKKLAIFFSDIKGFTELSEEMEPEALTELLNHYFNGMAEVALRYGGTIDKFVGDSIMVFFGDPTSRGQREDAFACVSMAIDMRKHMKIMRQKWRSQGIKTPLEIRMGISTGYTTVGNFGAENRMDYTIIGKEVNLASRLESLAEPGEILVSYETFSLIKDRIMCRDKGEITVKGFGKPVPIYEVVDFRRDMGPNRSFMEHEHSGFAMYLDSDKITDRERKSILSALEDATERLRHEEDSARD
- a CDS encoding flagellar hook assembly protein FlgD: MSAINATQASDVLGDYRTQQQDGANGKGELGKNEFMELMLAQLKNQNPLEPQDNGEFISQLAQFSSLEEMQKLSGSVDDVVGQFRSTQALQASAMVGKTVLAPSEVGILGAEGEISGNIQVPASTGGVRLSIQSPNGELVRQIDLGNSAAGVKAFSWDGKDGDGNSLPPGPYKIVAEGSYPQGSVQLPTLVSANVDSVSLGQGGSVTLNLAGMGSIALSDVKQIN
- the queF gene encoding NADPH-dependent 7-cyano-7-deazaguanine reductase QueF (Catalyzes the NADPH-dependent reduction of 7-cyano-7-deazaguanine (preQ0) to 7-aminomethyl-7-deazaguanine (preQ1) in queuosine biosynthesis), producing the protein MALDNAPLGKTSDYPDRYDPALLFPVAREENRRRIGLEDGRWPWFGGDLWQAWEISWLRPGGIPDLAWAEIRFPAASPSLVESKSLKLYLNSLNQTVFSSAKQVVETVTGDLSSVCGAAVSVRFLSVDDSGTATGRPSGFELIDNEAVDDVVYDYAPESLSANGPAVTEKLCSHLLKSNCPVTGQPDWGTVLISYTGPAIDRAGLLRYIVSFRQKQDFHEHCVETLFTDLLSRCKPQNLTVCARYTRRGGLDINPWRSTEPVEQVGPRLVRQ
- the flgB gene encoding flagellar basal body rod protein FlgB, producing the protein MAITFDKALGIHQHALEARVKRAEIQANNMANADTPGFKARDMDFQAVMQRAQDNMSGFGMEKTHAGHMDTSAGAGDSDLLYRVPNQPSVDGNTVDSQGEQTRFMRNAMDYQASFQFLNSKFTGLTKAIKGE
- a CDS encoding nitroreductase — protein: MSSVTDFLLNRASEPRLEAPAPDAATLDRAFACASRAPDHALLRPWRYLVIEGDGLKALGELLAAGYSDMRGKTDEKKLEIIRNKAQRSPMIIVGIASPKKHHKVPEVEQILSAGAGMGFLGLALQDAGYGVMWRSGELSHYPMVHKGLGLVEGESVTGFLYTGTVSSTKPAVPRPALAEFVARWPA
- the flgC gene encoding flagellar basal body rod protein FlgC; amino-acid sequence: MSLGSIFDIAGSGMTAQSLRLNTTASNIANAETASSSTDTTYRARKPVFSAIQQSMMNPGQQGLGAQAGEGASAGVRVEGIVESDAELQMRYQPHHPAANEDGYVFYPNVNVVEEMADMMSSSRSFQMNVDIMNTAKSMMQRILTLGQQ
- the flgG gene encoding flagellar basal-body rod protein FlgG, with translation MHPALWVSKTGLSAQDTNMTTIANNLANVNTTGFKRDRAVFQDLLYQIKRQPGGMNTQNSELPSGLQLGTGVRVVGTVKQFSQGNLQITEQPLDLAINGRGFMQIQLPDGQSAYTRDGQFQLNADGDMVTPDGYALQPNINVPANATTVTIGKDGTVTAITDDQAAPINLGQITLVNFINPQGLQAIGNNLFKETNASGDPAEGEPGLAGLGSLEQGSIESSNVEVVEELVNMITTQRAYEMNSKVVSTTDQMLQFITQNIG